One window of Flavobacterium dauae genomic DNA carries:
- a CDS encoding helix-turn-helix domain-containing protein, whose amino-acid sequence MKLKKIREKGHYTQEYIAKRLGISIRAYSKIERGETQLTINRLKEISSILNVSPFELLSDEMTQKSPKDQQTIQNEEELMTIESFPMKEHYEETIAILKDQIETLKKIIDKMSF is encoded by the coding sequence ATGAAGTTAAAAAAAATTAGAGAAAAAGGGCATTATACACAAGAGTATATTGCCAAAAGATTAGGCATATCGATTAGAGCCTACTCTAAAATTGAGAGAGGTGAGACGCAATTGACGATTAATCGTTTAAAAGAAATAAGCAGTATTTTAAATGTTTCTCCTTTTGAACTATTAAGCGATGAAATGACTCAGAAATCACCAAAGGATCAACAAACAATTCAAAATGAAGAAGAATTAATGACTATAGAATCTTTCCCCATGAAGGAACATTACGAGGAAACCATAGCCATTTTAAAAGATCAAATTGAAACTTTAAAGAAAATCATTGACAAGATGAGTTTTTAA
- a CDS encoding DUF7507 domain-containing protein, translating to MPTVLNSTNATLDDNTYARLLASPGLALGLGSYQGVIELQFPSTIPADQWSYVRIGADNTLLRALLGGSLGNTLGTILGGVLLGNQEFEIDVRNNTTSVLTRTNTQGFSTDRVKLITDGNGYNYIAVKPAQSYNRVRITNRSISAVGLGTEYYLDVYNAFTYNNATGACGYPLGTSFDGGSGIGLTVLDLNTQNLNNAIDADDTSYSLLKSTGVLDLSVARNFSQFFYFATTSPAESTLNIKLALGSGGVVNTDLLGGIEVILTRWNSSTGQNEVVYRRSLQSGLLNNTNALNLLQSGSAATLTFAPGRTFDRAEVRLNSTVGLNVLGNGVRIYDVQRYDGTPTCINPNIAPIPTATTSPFDQPSCADDLIDFDNVDFAQYATDGNNETYATLYADSGNLLVSGSTAGFIEMDLGATVPANKTTYVRINYDKDVLDKLLGGSLGKLVSDLANNLLLGNQYFEVEAKNGATSVLLDDSRAAFANTSNGVITVVQDNIGRVYLAITPTAPYNRIRITNHVTALLATGKKASLDVYNACFEIGTDPCFPANFTSYKGGGLGLSVANISSVGVTNAYRAISANSSEYSEINLGVAGVAANVYQTIYFNKPSQPNDKVKIRLQIEPSSVLSLDVLGAYKIKFYNGNTQVGTDYTLQSGLLNNIDLLALFKSGGVATLEFEPTGTFDRVDIGAESTVSLNVAAEPLRVYSVVRYGATCPEPFETSPFVIPECATKLVDAQNADDIQNLFDDNQATFATLNSGAGTLLGLGNKFEGFVELGYDQVVPAGKTSYIRIEMAGTLLEKLVGGSLGNVVSGLVNGLVLGDHYFEVEVKNNTYNPDGTVATSTVVDSANSKDASAGGNNDIRIVRDKNGRYYIAVTPDQPYNAVRITDITNSALGLLAQPNTMNVYGMCYEASTDQCLDAFATSYEYTGLSLSVNDVSGAGVTNPQYAINDNSTQYSEISMGTLNVAGGAKQWIFFNTVSAANDVVNIKFKTGAGAINLALLGDLKIQAYLGDNLVETLDWGTTGIVNGVNVLNLLNNGNLVELPFAPGAAYDRIAVGIENLVSASVLPPVQLYGVERCYALASADIVSWKSYVIDGDNTLDTVSGDEEIEYTVYVRNNGGQDLAGFTVTDALPAGLTWISGGSHANGVVTFVSSAVLAVNQTTSFTFKAKVAKDLTGITEIKNIALVKKDATDPGTESFPPMDNETNPDNPDTTKTPGTIIPVNAVYDFTVVKNGVSNNATNTNQAVLNDEITYTITVKNTGNNTLTNVSVKDILQNAVPAEVSIVNNGGATVNANELTFNIASLAVGASTTFTVVTKVVALPASGNVSNKAVVSYTTPGNVLVEKETIFDMATSCINVNDSAIALSSSATAAACPGTSITLTAALSGTAPAITNPVYKWYLNSNLSGTPQIGSSITVNPTVNTTYYVTVEGLGFCFAGTAAEIDVTVLPTGTKTDIDITAPNTVCQGENVTFTASLAAGTTIANPVFKWYTDANLSQLVFQGTTFNVLATPNLVGTHTLYVTVEGDGYCANSVGDAQTHSITVNAAPTVTITGSQSISAVAGNPFNLPSATTSGGATIKWYDYNNVVIGGNAPQTITTPGVYTYTVVAELNSCSTFENIIVTVFDANDCPPALERVYANDRSTWGSIITGGVSNKDNAIDGNPKTYSTITTGVGLLGIGTTWQNIYFDHSVAAGTPVTIKLGKEYSGLMLAGGLSVQGLDANGNTIGTLKTVAGGLLDLLVADNVVEFTFVPSTNSGAQAYSGVRISQGALLSVAQNVKVFGAYYTQAGTVNCAPIDANTNPNILDVLHGVKDLGLGVASATASVVNPWDAVDNDMTTYAQIVRGVAVLNEASLTAVFKQQATAGDELQLVIEVPANPVLSLSLLKGYTIQRYLGDTPVGPALDSNAGILDLKLLGLLGGTTNKLAVIVAPYNQPYDRVKISYGSVVGVLGDFTRIYDISMKPTFDYGADPSGNLTMCTNDPIVFNPKDACTTYQVYTSATGTDKLDTTNGLTFTLPRNIAVGSHTFYVQAMRNGCEIGPRQEITIVVEKCSKDCIKSNPMITNKIKK from the coding sequence ATGCCAACTGTATTAAATTCAACCAATGCAACTTTAGATGATAATACCTATGCACGTTTATTGGCGTCACCGGGCTTAGCGTTGGGGTTGGGATCTTATCAAGGAGTTATAGAGCTTCAGTTTCCTTCAACAATTCCTGCAGACCAATGGTCGTACGTGCGTATTGGTGCTGATAATACACTTTTGCGTGCATTATTGGGAGGTTCGTTAGGAAATACTTTAGGAACAATACTTGGTGGCGTTCTTTTGGGAAATCAAGAATTTGAAATTGATGTTCGTAATAATACAACTTCTGTCTTAACTAGAACAAACACACAAGGTTTCAGTACAGACAGAGTAAAACTTATCACAGATGGTAACGGTTATAATTATATTGCGGTAAAACCAGCACAAAGTTATAATAGAGTTCGCATAACCAATCGGTCTATTTCGGCGGTTGGTTTAGGAACTGAATACTATTTAGACGTTTATAATGCGTTTACATATAATAATGCTACAGGTGCGTGCGGGTATCCTTTGGGGACTTCTTTTGATGGAGGAAGCGGTATTGGTTTAACTGTACTAGACTTAAATACACAAAACTTAAATAATGCAATAGACGCAGATGACACGAGTTATTCTTTATTAAAATCTACAGGGGTTTTAGATTTAAGCGTTGCGCGTAACTTCTCTCAGTTTTTCTATTTTGCAACAACTTCGCCGGCAGAGAGTACCTTAAACATTAAATTAGCACTAGGTTCCGGAGGTGTTGTTAATACCGATTTGTTAGGTGGTATTGAGGTTATTCTTACCCGATGGAATTCATCAACAGGTCAGAACGAAGTGGTTTACAGACGTTCGTTACAAAGCGGTCTGTTAAATAACACCAATGCACTTAACTTATTACAATCGGGTAGTGCGGCTACTTTAACGTTTGCACCCGGACGTACTTTTGACAGAGCTGAAGTACGGTTGAATTCAACCGTTGGATTGAATGTTTTAGGAAATGGTGTGCGTATCTATGACGTTCAGCGTTACGATGGAACACCAACGTGTATAAACCCTAACATTGCTCCAATACCAACTGCTACAACAAGTCCTTTTGATCAGCCTTCTTGTGCAGACGATTTGATTGATTTTGACAATGTGGATTTTGCACAATATGCTACAGACGGCAATAACGAAACCTATGCCACATTATATGCCGATTCTGGAAACTTATTAGTAAGCGGTTCAACTGCCGGATTCATTGAAATGGATTTGGGAGCTACCGTGCCGGCAAACAAAACTACTTATGTACGTATTAATTACGACAAAGACGTTTTAGACAAATTGTTAGGTGGTAGTTTAGGAAAATTGGTGTCTGATTTAGCAAACAACCTATTATTAGGTAATCAATATTTTGAAGTAGAAGCCAAAAATGGTGCTACCTCTGTTTTATTAGACGATAGTAGAGCCGCTTTTGCAAATACATCTAATGGAGTAATTACCGTAGTACAAGACAATATTGGTCGTGTTTATTTGGCAATTACGCCAACGGCACCTTATAACCGTATTCGCATTACCAACCACGTTACCGCATTGCTGGCTACAGGTAAAAAAGCAAGTTTAGACGTATATAATGCTTGTTTTGAAATTGGCACAGATCCTTGTTTCCCTGCAAACTTTACATCATACAAAGGTGGCGGATTAGGTCTTAGTGTAGCTAATATTTCAAGTGTTGGTGTTACCAATGCGTACCGTGCAATATCTGCAAACTCGTCTGAATATTCTGAAATAAATTTAGGTGTAGCAGGTGTAGCAGCAAACGTTTACCAAACCATCTATTTTAATAAACCGTCGCAACCAAACGATAAGGTAAAAATAAGATTGCAGATTGAACCTTCTTCTGTTTTGTCTTTAGACGTATTGGGTGCGTATAAAATTAAATTCTATAACGGTAACACACAAGTAGGAACTGATTATACCCTACAAAGTGGTTTACTTAATAATATTGACTTGTTGGCATTATTCAAATCAGGAGGTGTTGCAACCTTAGAATTTGAACCAACAGGAACTTTTGACCGTGTAGATATTGGTGCAGAATCAACGGTAAGCTTAAACGTAGCGGCAGAACCATTACGTGTTTACAGTGTGGTACGTTATGGAGCTACTTGTCCGGAACCTTTTGAAACAAGTCCGTTCGTAATACCAGAATGTGCAACAAAGTTAGTTGACGCACAAAATGCAGATGACATCCAAAATTTATTCGACGATAACCAAGCTACTTTCGCAACCTTAAATTCTGGGGCGGGAACACTATTAGGCTTAGGAAATAAATTTGAAGGATTTGTAGAATTAGGTTACGATCAGGTTGTTCCGGCAGGAAAAACATCATACATCCGTATTGAAATGGCGGGAACACTTCTTGAAAAATTAGTAGGCGGAAGTCTAGGAAATGTAGTGTCGGGCTTAGTAAACGGACTTGTTTTGGGAGACCATTACTTTGAGGTTGAAGTTAAAAACAATACCTATAATCCTGATGGAACTGTAGCAACATCTACAGTTGTAGATAGTGCAAATAGTAAAGATGCTTCAGCCGGAGGAAACAATGATATCCGTATTGTACGTGATAAAAACGGACGTTATTATATAGCCGTAACACCAGACCAGCCTTACAATGCGGTACGTATTACAGATATAACCAACAGTGCTTTAGGTCTTTTAGCACAACCAAACACTATGAATGTTTACGGTATGTGTTATGAAGCCAGTACCGATCAGTGTTTAGATGCTTTTGCAACATCGTACGAATATACAGGCTTGTCGTTATCGGTAAATGATGTTTCAGGTGCAGGTGTTACCAATCCGCAGTATGCAATCAATGATAATTCTACACAATACTCAGAAATCAGTATGGGGACATTGAATGTTGCAGGTGGTGCAAAACAATGGATTTTCTTTAATACTGTTTCTGCAGCTAACGATGTGGTTAATATTAAATTCAAAACAGGTGCAGGAGCAATTAATTTAGCATTGCTTGGAGACTTAAAAATACAGGCATACTTGGGTGATAATCTTGTAGAAACTTTAGATTGGGGGACTACAGGAATCGTTAACGGAGTTAATGTGTTGAATTTGCTTAACAATGGAAATCTTGTAGAATTACCATTTGCTCCGGGTGCAGCCTATGATCGTATTGCAGTAGGTATCGAAAACTTAGTAAGTGCATCGGTATTGCCACCGGTACAATTATATGGTGTAGAGCGTTGTTACGCATTAGCAAGTGCAGATATTGTTTCCTGGAAATCGTATGTGATTGATGGTGATAATACATTAGATACCGTTAGCGGTGATGAAGAAATAGAATATACTGTTTATGTACGCAACAATGGTGGTCAAGATTTAGCAGGATTTACCGTAACTGATGCATTACCGGCAGGGTTAACTTGGATAAGTGGCGGATCGCACGCAAACGGTGTGGTAACATTTGTGTCAAGTGCAGTATTGGCAGTTAATCAAACAACAAGCTTTACGTTTAAAGCCAAAGTGGCTAAAGATTTAACCGGAATAACAGAAATTAAAAATATAGCATTAGTTAAGAAGGATGCTACAGACCCGGGAACAGAGTCGTTCCCACCAATGGATAATGAAACCAACCCAGATAATCCGGATACAACCAAAACGCCGGGAACAATTATTCCGGTAAATGCAGTGTACGATTTCACAGTGGTTAAAAACGGTGTAAGCAACAATGCAACCAATACAAATCAAGCAGTATTGAATGATGAAATTACATACACTATCACTGTTAAAAACACAGGAAATAATACTTTAACAAATGTTTCGGTTAAAGATATTTTACAAAATGCAGTTCCAGCAGAAGTATCAATTGTAAATAACGGTGGTGCTACTGTAAATGCTAATGAATTAACTTTTAATATAGCATCGTTAGCTGTTGGAGCATCAACCACATTTACAGTAGTAACTAAAGTGGTAGCTTTGCCAGCATCAGGAAACGTGAGTAATAAAGCAGTAGTAAGCTATACTACTCCGGGCAACGTTTTGGTAGAAAAAGAAACGATCTTTGATATGGCAACTTCTTGTATCAACGTAAATGACTCGGCAATTGCACTTTCATCGTCTGCAACAGCAGCAGCTTGTCCGGGAACTTCAATTACCCTTACAGCAGCTTTAAGCGGAACGGCACCGGCGATTACCAATCCGGTTTACAAATGGTATTTAAACAGTAATTTGTCTGGTACACCACAAATTGGTAGCAGTATCACAGTAAATCCAACTGTAAACACAACTTATTATGTAACGGTAGAAGGTTTAGGATTTTGTTTTGCAGGTACAGCAGCAGAGATAGATGTAACGGTTCTTCCAACAGGAACGAAAACAGATATTGACATTACTGCACCAAATACTGTTTGCCAGGGCGAAAATGTAACATTTACAGCGTCATTAGCAGCGGGAACTACCATTGCCAATCCGGTATTTAAATGGTACACAGATGCTAATTTATCTCAATTAGTTTTTCAAGGAACAACCTTTAATGTTTTAGCTACACCTAATTTAGTAGGTACACACACATTATATGTAACAGTTGAAGGTGATGGTTATTGTGCAAACAGTGTTGGTGATGCACAAACACACTCTATCACAGTCAATGCAGCACCAACAGTGACAATTACCGGAAGTCAGTCTATCTCAGCAGTTGCAGGAAATCCATTCAATTTACCAAGTGCTACTACTAGTGGAGGGGCTACAATAAAATGGTACGATTATAACAACGTTGTTATAGGAGGAAATGCACCACAAACAATAACCACACCAGGAGTTTACACTTATACGGTTGTTGCAGAATTAAATAGTTGTAGCACCTTTGAAAACATAATTGTAACCGTTTTCGATGCAAATGATTGTCCGCCAGCTTTAGAAAGAGTATATGCAAACGATCGTTCTACTTGGGGATCTATTATCACAGGTGGGGTTTCAAATAAAGATAACGCTATTGACGGCAACCCGAAAACTTACTCTACAATAACAACAGGCGTTGGGTTGTTGGGTATAGGAACAACTTGGCAAAATATTTATTTTGATCATTCAGTAGCAGCAGGAACTCCTGTAACCATAAAATTAGGTAAAGAATACAGTGGCTTAATGTTAGCAGGTGGCTTGTCTGTACAAGGATTAGATGCCAACGGAAACACCATTGGTACTCTTAAAACTGTGGCAGGTGGCTTGTTAGATTTATTGGTGGCAGACAACGTAGTTGAGTTCACATTTGTACCGTCAACCAATTCAGGAGCACAAGCTTATTCAGGAGTTAGAATTTCGCAAGGAGCCTTATTAAGTGTGGCACAAAACGTAAAAGTATTTGGTGCATATTACACGCAAGCAGGTACTGTAAACTGTGCACCTATAGACGCAAACACCAATCCAAACATTCTTGATGTTTTACACGGAGTGAAAGATCTAGGTCTTGGTGTGGCAAGTGCAACGGCATCGGTAGTAAATCCTTGGGACGCAGTAGATAACGATATGACTACTTATGCACAGATTGTGCGTGGTGTAGCTGTGTTAAACGAAGCTTCATTAACAGCTGTGTTTAAACAACAGGCAACAGCAGGAGACGAATTACAACTTGTTATCGAAGTGCCTGCAAATCCTGTTCTTTCATTATCATTATTAAAAGGATATACCATTCAACGCTATTTAGGCGATACACCGGTTGGTCCTGCTCTGGATAGCAACGCTGGTATTTTAGATTTAAAATTATTAGGACTTTTAGGTGGTACAACAAATAAACTAGCTGTGATTGTAGCACCATATAATCAACCTTACGATCGCGTTAAAATTTCGTACGGAAGTGTAGTAGGCGTGTTGGGTGATTTTACAAGAATTTACGACATTTCTATGAAACCAACATTTGATTATGGGGCAGACCCAAGCGGAAACTTAACTATGTGTACTAACGACCCAATTGTATTTAATCCTAAAGATGCTTGTACAACATACCAAGTATATACTTCTGCAACAGGTACAGATAAATTAGATACTACTAACGGATTAACGTTCACATTACCAAGAAATATAGCGGTAGGTTCACATACATTCTATGTTCAGGCAATGAGAAACGGATGTGAAATAGGGCCAAGACAAGAAATAACCATTGTGGTTGAAAAATGTTCAAAAGATTGTATCAAATCCAATCCAATGATCACCAATAAGATAAAAAAATAA
- a CDS encoding gliding motility-associated C-terminal domain-containing protein: MKKIFKSISLLFLSLGSVAYAQTNQNITVNQGQLYILPNTLVSTQFDFNNTASGVVFNDGEFQFYKNYNNDGLFTHTTNQKTGYTVFQGNQLQLISGSQPSKHFDVLFHNTTTQYPFNLDSDMIIDGTGNFRNGIVKINKDAGGKMLFGNGSSQMNASDKSYAEGMVEKQGNNAFVFPIGKSGYYRLAGISAPANETHLYQSEYFQEDTNEKYPHKDRTGIIEIVDNKEYWTIEQGNGTTGSVIVTLSWHDQTTPVEFRGSNDLHIVRWDANQNLWVDEGGIVDASNQTVTTPVEVEGFGIFTLGKIKEKFINPGDVVIYQGVSPDGDGINDYFIIDNINYFANNHVSIYNRWGRKVYETSAYDSKGNVFNGVAEGGGVIGSGEKLPTGTYYYIVEYLYDRDGQNQWVKKVGFLHLENNN, encoded by the coding sequence ATGAAAAAGATATTCAAAAGTATCAGTTTACTGTTTCTAAGCTTAGGATCAGTAGCCTATGCTCAAACAAATCAAAATATAACGGTCAACCAGGGACAATTGTACATATTACCCAATACGTTGGTTTCAACCCAGTTTGATTTTAATAACACCGCATCAGGTGTAGTTTTTAACGACGGTGAATTCCAGTTTTATAAAAACTATAACAACGATGGTTTGTTTACGCATACCACTAATCAAAAAACAGGTTACACCGTATTTCAAGGCAATCAGTTACAGTTGATTTCAGGTTCGCAACCGTCAAAACACTTCGATGTCTTGTTTCATAATACAACCACTCAGTATCCGTTTAATTTAGATAGCGATATGATTATTGACGGAACCGGAAATTTTAGAAACGGTATCGTAAAAATCAATAAAGATGCAGGTGGAAAAATGCTTTTTGGAAATGGATCGTCACAAATGAATGCGTCTGATAAAAGTTATGCCGAAGGTATGGTAGAAAAGCAAGGAAATAATGCCTTTGTTTTTCCAATCGGTAAATCGGGTTATTATCGTTTAGCAGGGATCTCAGCACCTGCAAACGAAACGCATTTGTACCAAAGTGAGTACTTTCAGGAAGATACCAATGAAAAATACCCGCATAAGGATCGTACCGGAATTATAGAAATCGTTGACAATAAAGAATATTGGACGATTGAACAAGGAAACGGAACCACCGGTTCTGTAATTGTAACGCTTTCCTGGCACGATCAAACCACTCCCGTAGAATTCAGAGGTAGTAACGATTTACACATTGTACGTTGGGATGCCAATCAAAACCTTTGGGTTGATGAAGGCGGAATTGTAGATGCAAGTAATCAAACAGTAACAACACCTGTAGAGGTAGAAGGTTTCGGAATTTTTACATTGGGAAAAATCAAAGAAAAATTCATTAACCCTGGCGATGTAGTAATTTACCAAGGAGTTTCTCCTGACGGCGACGGCATAAATGATTATTTCATTATTGACAACATTAATTATTTTGCAAACAACCACGTATCTATTTACAACCGTTGGGGACGTAAGGTTTATGAAACTTCAGCTTACGACAGTAAAGGAAATGTTTTTAACGGAGTAGCAGAAGGGGGTGGTGTTATAGGTTCTGGTGAAAAATTACCAACAGGAACGTACTATTATATAGTAGAATATTTATACGACCGCGACGGACAAAACCAGTGGGTTAAAAAAGTAGGATTCCTTCATTTAGAAAACAACAATTAA
- a CDS encoding PorP/SprF family type IX secretion system membrane protein, with the protein MKKAKIIMALLALVSFSANAQQDAQFTQYMYNTININPAYAGSRGSLSIFGLHRTQWAGLDGAPTTNAFSVNTPLGNSKLGLGVSFLNDAVGVMDENTISVDLSYTIDLNDRGSKLSFGLKGSANLLNVEYSRLLTYNPNDPNFQTDIQSQFTPNIGAGVYWHNEKTYFGLSAPNFLTTTRYDDNIQSTMQQKMHFYFMGGHVIDINPTLKFKPAFLLKAVNGAPLQADITANFLIQDKFTIGGAYRLDAAWSGLVGYQITDGLFIGYSYDGETTKLANYSNGSHEVFLRFELFNKYRRVNSARFF; encoded by the coding sequence ATGAAAAAAGCAAAAATCATAATGGCTTTGCTAGCTTTAGTAAGCTTCTCAGCCAATGCACAACAAGACGCACAATTTACACAGTATATGTATAACACCATAAACATCAACCCGGCGTATGCTGGTAGCAGAGGTTCTTTAAGTATCTTTGGCTTACACCGTACGCAATGGGCAGGGTTAGACGGTGCACCTACAACCAATGCGTTTTCTGTTAACACGCCGTTAGGCAACAGCAAACTGGGGTTAGGGGTAAGCTTTTTAAACGATGCCGTTGGTGTTATGGACGAAAATACGATAAGCGTAGATTTATCTTATACCATTGATTTGAATGATCGCGGAAGTAAATTGTCATTTGGTTTAAAAGGATCAGCTAATTTACTGAATGTAGAGTATTCAAGATTACTGACTTATAATCCAAACGATCCAAACTTTCAAACCGATATTCAAAGTCAATTCACACCAAACATCGGAGCCGGAGTTTATTGGCATAACGAAAAAACCTATTTTGGTTTATCGGCACCCAATTTCCTAACCACCACTCGTTACGACGATAACATTCAAAGTACAATGCAGCAAAAAATGCACTTTTACTTTATGGGTGGGCACGTGATAGACATTAACCCAACCTTAAAGTTTAAACCGGCATTTTTGTTAAAAGCAGTAAACGGAGCACCATTACAAGCCGATATTACAGCAAATTTCTTAATACAAGATAAATTTACCATTGGTGGGGCTTATCGTTTAGATGCAGCTTGGAGCGGATTGGTAGGTTACCAGATAACCGATGGTTTGTTTATAGGATATAGTTACGATGGCGAAACCACTAAATTGGCAAACTACTCTAACGGATCACATGAAGTTTTCTTACGATTTGAATTGTTTAACAAGTACCGCCGCGTGAATTCGGCGCGTTTCTTCTAA
- a CDS encoding OmpA family protein: MKKGLSLIALASFLFLGNITAQAQTGLKKADKKYDQWAYADALEIYEKIDKRGFTSQELFQNLGNAYYFNANYANAYKHYQRLFTEIEPKEILSEENGTKEIIPVEIEPEYYYRYAQTLQHMGFDSEAKSYYNQFVNKVGNQTQIAKIRANEADLQKQIQENSGRYGQLTNLSINTQFADYGGFVHDNNLYFTSARDTGSFAKRIHTWTGAAFTNLYNYQLPNKTDSLQKQSKAKRIKGDVKSILNESSAVVTKDGQTMYFTRNNIANGTRGYDADKNTRLKIYKADWVNNSWQNVRDLPINGNDFSTAHPALSKDERTLYFASDRPGGYGKSDLWKVSVSGEVYGVPQNLGAEINTEARETFPFVNSNNELYFSSDGRVGLGGLDVYGVKLKDDGSYSEIHNLGDPVNSNADDFAYFIDFKTKEGFFSSNREGGVGNDDIYSFLETRMLPLECIQNLNVVVVDNKTRNIITDATITLYDKLYNEKGWTNQYKDNAYSFNTKYECGEMYRLKIEKDDYITQEETVTLDTKTGTTTKTIILERKKVEVKKNDDLFKVLKLNPIYFDYDKDNIRPDAAVELAKVVEVLRDYPRMKIDVRSHTDSRGSDNYNLKLSERRAKSTAEWMISQGIDASRITYKGYGETQLINKCVNGAKCSDEQHEENRRSEFIVLEL, from the coding sequence ATGAAAAAAGGATTATCACTAATAGCCCTGGCATCCTTCTTATTTTTAGGAAATATCACGGCACAGGCACAGACAGGTTTAAAAAAAGCCGATAAAAAATACGATCAGTGGGCGTATGCCGATGCGTTGGAAATTTATGAAAAAATAGATAAACGCGGATTTACCAGTCAAGAACTATTTCAAAATCTGGGTAACGCTTATTATTTCAATGCCAATTACGCAAATGCCTACAAGCATTACCAACGGTTGTTTACAGAAATAGAACCTAAAGAGATCCTATCGGAAGAAAACGGTACAAAAGAGATTATTCCGGTAGAAATAGAACCGGAGTACTATTACCGTTATGCACAAACATTGCAGCATATGGGATTTGATAGCGAAGCAAAATCGTACTACAATCAGTTTGTTAATAAAGTGGGCAATCAAACCCAAATTGCAAAAATCCGAGCAAATGAAGCCGATTTACAAAAGCAAATTCAAGAAAACTCGGGACGATATGGTCAATTGACCAATTTGTCAATCAATACGCAGTTTGCAGATTACGGAGGTTTTGTTCACGATAACAACTTGTACTTTACCAGTGCTAGAGATACAGGAAGTTTTGCAAAAAGAATCCATACCTGGACAGGGGCGGCTTTTACAAATTTGTATAATTATCAATTGCCAAACAAAACCGATAGTTTACAAAAACAATCAAAAGCAAAACGTATAAAAGGCGATGTAAAAAGCATATTAAACGAATCGTCGGCAGTTGTAACCAAAGACGGACAAACTATGTACTTTACCCGTAACAATATTGCCAACGGAACACGTGGATATGATGCCGATAAAAACACAAGATTAAAAATTTACAAAGCAGATTGGGTAAACAATAGCTGGCAAAACGTTCGCGATTTGCCAATTAATGGCAACGATTTCAGCACCGCACACCCGGCTTTAAGTAAAGACGAGCGAACATTGTATTTTGCATCCGATCGTCCGGGTGGATACGGAAAATCAGATTTATGGAAAGTAAGCGTTAGCGGCGAAGTGTATGGTGTTCCACAAAATTTGGGAGCCGAAATCAATACCGAAGCCCGCGAAACTTTTCCGTTTGTAAATAGCAATAACGAATTATATTTTTCAAGCGATGGACGTGTTGGTTTAGGAGGTTTAGATGTGTACGGAGTGAAATTGAAAGACGACGGAAGTTACAGCGAAATCCATAATTTAGGAGATCCTGTAAACTCTAATGCCGACGATTTTGCTTATTTTATCGATTTTAAAACCAAAGAGGGATTTTTCTCCTCGAACCGTGAAGGCGGCGTAGGAAACGATGACATATACAGTTTCTTAGAAACCCGTATGTTGCCTTTAGAATGTATTCAAAACCTAAATGTGGTGGTAGTTGACAATAAAACAAGAAACATTATTACCGATGCCACGATTACGTTGTATGATAAATTGTACAACGAAAAAGGTTGGACCAATCAGTATAAAGACAATGCGTATTCGTTCAATACAAAATATGAATGTGGGGAAATGTATCGTTTAAAAATAGAAAAAGACGATTACATAACTCAGGAAGAAACAGTTACTTTAGATACCAAAACCGGAACTACTACCAAAACTATTATATTAGAACGTAAAAAGGTAGAAGTGAAGAAAAACGACGATTTGTTTAAAGTACTAAAATTAAATCCGATTTATTTTGATTATGATAAAGACAATATTCGTCCTGATGCAGCAGTAGAATTAGCGAAAGTAGTTGAAGTATTGAGAGATTACCCAAGAATGAAAATCGATGTACGTTCGCATACCGATAGTCGTGGATCAGACAATTACAACCTGAAATTATCAGAACGCAGAGCAAAATCAACTGCCGAATGGATGATTTCTCAAGGAATTGATGCTTCTCGCATTACGTATAAAGGTTACGGCGAGACACAATTGATAAACAAATGTGTAAACGGTGCCAAATGCTCAGACGAACAACACGAAGAAAACCGTAGATCAGAATTTATTGTTTTAGAATTGTAA